In the genome of Oncorhynchus mykiss isolate Arlee chromosome 18, USDA_OmykA_1.1, whole genome shotgun sequence, one region contains:
- the LOC110496020 gene encoding ceramide synthase 2 has translation MLTWLRVLSDWIWQDRLWFPAGLGWANLKDRDGQVFAKGSDLWVIFPIAVCFLIIRQIFERTVAVQLASLLRVREKPRVRAAPNTTLESYFCNASKFPSQSSVEELTKQSACSVRQVQRWFRRRRNQERPSQIKKFREACWRFTFYVLAFIAGLGALIDKPWFYDMEEMWNGFPTLPLLPSQYWYYMIELGFYISLLFSVATDVKRKDFKEQIVHHVATILLISFSWLVNYIRAGTLIMLVHDASDYLLESAKMFNYAGWRKTCNYIFILFAAVFILTRLVILPFWIIHTTWVYPLTLYPPFFGFYFFNGLLFVLQCLHIFWAGLILRMAIKFLPGNDIVEDERSDREETESDEEDDDHEKREKTKNGFVQNGNGHTVLNNNHHHSKME, from the exons aTGCTGACCTGGCTTAGAGTGCTTAGTGACTGGATCTGGCAGGACCGGTTGTGGTTCCCAGCGGGCCTGGGTTGGGCCAACCTCAAGGACCGGGATGGCCAAGTCTTCGCTAAAGGAAGTGATCTCTGGGTCATCTTCCCCATCGCAGTATGCTTCCTGATTATACGACAGATATTTGAGAG GACCGTGGCCGTTCAACTTGCCTCTTTACTTAGAGTGAGGGAGAAACCGCGTGTCAGAGCTGCTCCCAACACCACACTGGAATCCTATTTCTGCAATGCATCAAAGTTCCCCTCACAG AGTTCAGTGGAGGAGTTAACTAAACAGTCGGCCTGCTCGGTGCGGCAGGTCCAGAGGTGGTTCCGACGGCGGAGGAACCAGGAACGGCCGAGCCAGATCAAGAAGTTCCGGGAAGCCTG TTGGAGATTTACCTTTTACGTTCTTGCTTTCATTGCTGGCCTGGGTGCCCTAATTGAC AAACCATGGTTCTATGACATGGAGGAGATGTGGAATGGCTTCCCCACACTG CCACTGCTGCCTTCTCAGTACTGGTACTACATGATTGAGTTGGGATTCTACATCTCGCTACTATTCAGTGTGGCAACGGATGTCAAGCGCAAA GATTTTAAGGAGCAGATTGTTCACCATGTGGCCACTATTCTGCTGATCAGTTTTTCGTGGTTGGTCAACTACATTCGTGCCGGGACTTTGATCATGCTGGTGCACGATGCCTCAGACTACCTACTGGAG TCAGCAAAGATGTTCAACTATGCAGGATGGAGAAAGACCTGCAACTACATCTTCATCCTGTTTGCAGCTGTGTTCATCCTTACCCGCCTTGTCATACTCCCCTTCTG GATCATACATACTACGTGGGTGTACCCATTGACCCTCTATCCCCCTTTCTTTGGGTTCTACTTCTTCAACGGGTTGTTGTTTGTGCTGCAGTGTCTGCACATCTTCTGGGCTGGCCTCATCCTGCGCATGGCCATCAAGTTCCTACCTGGAAAT gATATCGTTGAGGATGAGAGGAGCGACAGGGAAGAGACTGAGTCAGACGAGGAGGATGATGACCATGAGAAAAGGGAGAAAACAAAAAATGGCTTTGTGCAGAATGGCAATGGCCACACAGTGCTtaacaacaaccaccaccacagcaaAATGGAGTGA